The sequence CGTGCGCGCGCCGCGGATCGCTCATCGTGGATTCTCCTCGTGCACCGCCGCGACGAGCGCGTGCACGCTCTCGATGGGAGTCTCGGGCATGATGCCGTGGCCGAGATTCATGACGTGCCCGCGCGCGGGCATGCGCTCGAGCAGCGCGCGCGCGGCCCTCCGCGTCGGCTCCGGGCCGGCGAGCAGAACCGCGGGGTCGAGGTTGCCTTGCAGCGCCTTCGAGGCGGGGAGCCGGGTCCGCAGCGAGGGAAGATCCTCCCGCCAGTCCACCGCGAGCGCTTCGGAGGGGAGCGCCGCGTACGCGTCCACGAGGTGCGGCGCGTCCTGCACGAACATGATCCGCGGAACGCCGAGCGAATGCGTCTCCGCGAAGAAGCGGGCGAGATGCGGCTGCACCAGCCGGGCCCAGTCGGCGAGCGAGAGTATTCCACCCCAGGTGTCGAACAGCTGCACCGCGTCCGCGCCCGCGCGCACCTGGGCGGTGACGTAGCGGACAGCCAGCGTCGTGAGCTTGTCGAGCAGCGCGGCGAGCAGGCCTTCGTCGCGCGCCGCGAGCGCGCGAAGGGCGGGGAAGCCGGGGCTTCCGCGTCCCTGCACGAGATACGCGGCCAGAGACCACGGTGCGCCCGCGAAGCCGAGCAGCGCCGCGCGCCCGGCCAGCTCGCGCTTGACGATCCCGAGCGCCTCCATCACTTCCGGCGCGATCCGGCCGGCGTCGGGCTCGGCAAGCGCATCGACGTCGGCCGCGGTGCGCACGGGCTTGGCGATCACGGGGCCGGGGTCGAACCGGACGGACAGTCCCAGCGCTCCGACGGGGCTCATCAGGTCGGCGAAGATGATGGCGCCGTCGAGCGGGAAGCGGGCCAGCGGCTGCAGCGTCACCTCGGCCGCCAGCGTGGCGCTGCCCGAGAGCTCCTCGAAGCTGTGGCGCTCGCGCAGGGCGCGGTACTCGGGGAGGTAGCGCCCGGCCTGGCGCATCACCCACACCGGTCTCCGGTCCGTCGCTTCGCCGCGCAGGGCCCGGATCAGCCGGTCGTTCATTGGGCGGCGTCCTCGCCCGCTGCGACGAACCGGTAGCCGATCCCGCGCACGGTATGGAAGAAGCGCGGCTGCTCCGGGTCGGGCTCGAACCGCTTGCGCAGGCGAGCGATGAAGTTGTCGATCGTGCGGGAGGAGGGCAGCACGTCGTCGCCCCACACTCTCTCGAGGATCTCGTCGCGCCACACGACCTCGCCTTCCCGCTCGACCAGCACCTTCAGGATCATTGCTTCCTTCTGGGTCAGAATCTGGTCGCGGCCGTCGAACGAGCGGCCGCGGAAGCTGCGGAAGTCGAACTCGTTCCCGCCGAAGCGCGCGACGGGCTCGAGCGCGGTCATCGCGTCGTAGCGCAGGCGCCGGCGCAGGATCGCGCCGACGCGCAGCAGCAGCTCCCGCAACTGGAACGGCTTCGGGAGATAATCGTCGCCGCCAACCTCGAGTCCGCGGATGCGGTCACCCCCGCCGCCCTTCGCCGTGAGGAACAGCACGGGCGTGTCCCGCCCTTCGCGCCGCGCCGTCTGACACACGGTGAAGCCGTCCATCCCGGGAAGCATCACGTCGAGGATTACGAGCCCGTACTCGTGCCGGCGGATTCTGTCGAGCGCCACGGCGCCGTCGTTCACGACCTCGATCGCGTACCCTTCGGCCTCGAGGTTCTCGCGAATCCCGCGTGCGAGGTTGATCTCGTCTTCCACGACCAGGATGCGCGGCGCGCCGGTGCTCACTCGCGCCTCGCGGCCGAAGGCCAGGTAACGATGAAGCGCGCGCCGCCGCCGGGGCCCGCGCTCTCCGCGGTGACCCGTCCGCCGTCGAGCTCGACGTAGCGCGAGACCAGATACAGCCCGAGGCCGGTCCCGCTCGCGCGCGCGGGTCCGCCGCCGTCCACGCGATAGAACTTCTCGAAGAGGCGCGCCGCCTCGTGCTGGGGAAATCCCGCGCCGTCGTCGCCTACTTCGAGCTGAACCCAAGCGTCTGCCTCGGTGCCACGCACCGTCACTCGCCGCCCTCCGCTCGCCGCGCGAATCCCGTTGTGGAGCAAGTTGCGCAGAACCGTGCGCACGCCCTCCGGGTCCGCCCAGACCGCGAGCGATTCGGGAACGTCGGTCTGCAGAGTTACCTCCTGTTCGGTCGCCTGCTCGCTCAGCTCGTCCACGACCGCCCGGACCGACTCCGCCAGCGGGACGCGCTCCGGCGCTGAGCGGGTCTCGGTTGCGGCGAGCCGCGACGCGTCGAGGATATTGGCGATCATCCGCTGCAGCCGGCCAAGATCGGCGAGCAGTCGCTGCACGAGCTCCGCTCGCCGCTGCGCGGGCGGATCGCGCAGCGCGAGCGTCTCCACCGACAGGCGGACACTCGCGAGTGGGCTCTGCAGCTCGTGCGAGACCGCGGCGAGAAAATCCTCCTGCCGGTGCCGGAGCCGCGCCTGCTCCCGAAGCGTGCGGTACACTACGGCCATCGCGGCGAGAAGCACGGCCAGAAAAAACGCGCCCTCCCACGCATATCGATTGAGCCGGCGGGCGCGCGCCGACTCGAGCCGCGCAAGAACGCTCGGCGCCACTCCCACGGTGGTCGAGTCCGCCGCGAGCGCGAGCGCCGGATAGATTCGCTGCACGTCAGGCCACGGCACGCCGGAGCCGAGCAGCGAACGGGCCGACTCCGCCTGCGCCTCGTACGCCTCGCGCAGCTCGGCCTGGACCCGTGCCGTGTATCGCACTTCGTCGGCCATCCAATACACCGCCTGCGCGCTGCTCACCGCGAGCAGCACGAGGAATCCCACCTGGAGCGGGCGCGTGTACTGCCGGGCTCGCCGAGCGCGCGGCGTCACGCCTCGTCTTCCACGGGCTCGAAGAAGGCGCTGCCGGCGCTCAGCATAGCCTGGTGCAGCTCGCGCGCGAGCTCGGGCTCGCTGTTCTGGAAGAAAGCCTCCACCGCGGCGGGTCCCGCCTGAAACGCCAGATCGCGCAACCCGACCGAAGGTACATGCGCGAAGCGCCGGGCCAGAGTCTCCGCCCACCGGCGAATCGAATCGCGCTCCTGCTCGCCCAGCCCGGCGAGGTCGCGCTCGAAGAGTCGCTCCACTCCCTCCAGCGCGGTGCGCTGATAGCGCAGGCGCATCTGCGCGATCATCGGGCCGATCAGCCGCTCCTCGGCGTGACGCCGCAGGTCGGTGAGCGCTTCGTCCACGATCGCCCGCGCGTCCGCGAACTCGAGCAGGATCCGCCCCCGGTCGGCGGCTGCTTCATCGCTGATGTCGTCCATCCCCAGCCGGGGGACGTCGGCGGCGACGGCGTCTTCGGGCGCGACGTTGGCGGGCACGCCCAGGTCCACCACCAGCGGCGCCTCTCCGGAAGAAGTACGCGCGGCCAGCCGCTCGAGGTCACCGCGCGAGAGCACGGGCTCGCGCGCCCCTGTCGCGACCACCACCGCTTCGACGTCGTCCGGCGCGGACCGGAATTCGTCGAGCGCGCGGCTCTCGCCACCAACGTCTGCCGCCAGGATCCGGGCCCGCTCCGGCGTCCGGTTGACGATGATGACGCGAGTGCCGGCCGCGGCGAGCGCGCGCGCGCATTGCTCGGTCATCGGCGAGACACCGATCAGCGCGACGCTGCCCGGCGTGCGCCCGATGCGCTCCAATACGTGCCTCAGAGCTATCTCGGCGAGCGATACGCGGCCGATCCGCCCTTCGGTGACCGGGCGGACGCGCTTGGCCACCTTCAACGCTTCGGTGAACACGGTGTCGAGCCGTGGACCGAGCAGCCCAAGCGCCCGCGACTGGTCGACTGCTTCACGAACCTGCCCGGTCACTTCGCTCTCGCCGACGCGGGCGGAGTCGAGTCCGGCGGTCATCAGAAAGAGGTGCTCGGCCGCGCCCTCGCCCTGCCAGACGCGCAGCGTCTGCTCCGCTTCGCCGGGGTGCGGCTCTCTTCCGGCCAGGGCCGCGAAGACCTTGCGCCGGCACGCAGCGATCGGCGTCGCGCCGTCGATCGCGAACGCGACCTCCACGCGGTTGCACGTCGCCACGTACACGAGCTCGCGGACTCCGAGCTCCGCGGCGAGCAGCGGTACCCGCTCCGCCCGCTCCTCGCGGGAGATGGTGAACGCGCCGAGTACGTCGGACCGCCGGTGTCGCCACGAGATGCCAACTACGCCTATGCGATGCATGCGCCGCTCCATCCAGCGGGTCGAAGCAGAGAGAAGGGGATCGCCTGCGCCCATTGTAGCGCGCTCCGGCCGGCCTGTGTCACAGTCTCGTCATGGCCGCGGAATTTCGGCGAAAATCCGACACGCAGGTCGGCGGATCCCCGACGGCGTCAGTCCGCGGCCAGCGCCGCGACTACGTCCAGAAACGCGGGCTCGGCAGCAACGGAGCCGACGCGGATGAAGTGCTCGCCACCGGCTTCGACGAAGGACTCGCGTCCGCGGATTCCGATCTCCTCGATCGTCTCGAGCCCGTCCGTCAGGAATCCAGGCGTGATGACCGCGACGCTGCGTATGCCCCGGCGAGGCAGCTCCTCCAGAATGGTCGCCGTCGCCGGTTTGAGCCAAGGCTCGGGACCGAACACCGATTGATACGCCAGCGTTGCCCGCTCGCGGGGCCAGTCGATCGCTCCGAGGAAAGCACGCGTGGTGGCTTCGCAATCACGTGTGTACGTGCCGCCTTCGCGGCGGTCATACCGGACTGGTATCCCGTGGAACGAGACGACGAGGTGCTCAACATCGTGCCCGGCTTCGCGCAGCGCGCGGTGCCACTGATCCGCCATGGCCCGCACGTAACCCGGGTCGTCCGGCTGCATGAGCCGCTCGACAAGTTGGGCAGTGATTCCGGCGCGGGCGGCCGCTTCGCGGGCGCGCAGGAACGCCGTTCCGGTCGTGGCGTCCGTGCGCTGCGGAAAGAGCGGACACACGATCACCGGCCCCGTGCCCTCGCGGGCCAGCCGCCGCATCACGGTGTCGAGCGAGGGCTCGCCATAGCGATAGGCCGCACTCACCTGGAAACGGCTGCCCGAGCGATCCCGTACTCCGGCCACGATCGCTTCGGTCTCGACTCGCAGGGGCGAGCCGTCCGTGCCCCAGATGGACTCGTACTGCTCAGCGACGCGTGCCGGACGCTTGCGGAGCACGATGCCGCGCAGAATCGGCTGCCAGATCAACCGCGGCCAGTCCACGACCGCCGGGTCGCTGAGGAACTCGTCCAGGAACTCGCGCACGGCGGCGGCCGTCGGCTCGCGGGGAGTTCCCAGATTTACCAGCACGAGTTGAGTCGCGTCGCGGGTCGTCACGGTGGTCAACTTAACCACCGCGACGCCCGCAACGGGCGGAACGGCGGTGAGCATGAATCAGGCATTCACCTACGCTCGCTGCGGGATATCCCGATTGCAGCGGTGCCCCCGCCTGAGCTTCCTTAGCGCGACATCGACGCGCGTCGAGGAGGCAGCACCATGAAGTCCCGACGTCGGCCTCGGCCGATGCTGGACGGCAGGGAAACGCGGCACCTGATCGAGGCAGACATCGATCACGGTTTGCCGTTCGTTTCCCGGGATCGCGCGCTTCGCAGATGTCTTTCCCGTTTTTTTTCTGTGTAATAATCCCCTGAGCGCGGAGACGCTTTTTATGAACACCAGGCTTTTTTTGACCCCGGCTGCCTTGCTGCTGGTTGCGGGTTTCGCAGCGGCCTGTAACGGAGACGACGCCACCGGACCTGGGCTCGCTGGCGCAAATTTCGCCTCGGTCCAGAAAATTCTTACAGAGGACTGCGGCTCTTGTCACGGCGCGTCCTCGGGCCGGTTCTTCATGGTCACCATGGACTCCGCCCAGTTGCAGCAGTCAGGGCTCGTGGACCCGGCGAACCCCGCCCAGAGCCTGATCGTGCTCAAGCCGACGAACGCGACGCCGCACGGCGGCGGCGCGGTGGCGAGTTATTCCGAAGGCGACCGGACGCTCGTGATGGACTGGATAGCGACGCTCCCGCCGGCAGCGCCGAGCGTGGTCGAGGCGATCAAGGTGGGCGCGGGCACCTCGATTCCCGTCCCGACAGTCGACGGCTTTTTCGATCTGGTCTGGAATCAGGCGGCCCGGGTGCGCCTCCGCGTCGCTGATGGCTGGGGCGAGGCCGAGTTCGTGACGATCCAGGCTGCGTACGACGCAACCTACCTGTACATGGTGATCTCCTGGGACGACGACAAGGCGAGCATCCGGCGTCAGCCCTGGGTCAAGCAGGCCGACGGCACGTGGAAGAAGCTACCCGGGAAGAGCCCGCTGCCGGCCGATGGAATCACCTGGGCGTCGTACATGGGCGGGGCGTTCGACGAGGAAGACAACGCGCGGTTCAACTACGAGGACAAGCTGTCGGTCATGTGGAACACCTACGGGCCCACTACGGTCGCCGGCTTCGAGCAGAGCGGCTGCGCGGTGCTCTGCCACGATCCCAGCAACAGCAATGGACCGGGAACGACGTACAACTACACGACGCAACAGCAGGCGGCGAAGATGTACACCAACAACCCTGGAGAGATCGCCGACATGTGGCACTGGAAGCTCGTGCGCGGCAACCAGCATGCCAAGGCCGACGACCAATACGTGCACTACTGGGTTCCCGGACCGACCGGTGCGAGCGGTGGTGGTCGTGCCGGTGACGCCGGCGGCGGAGGCTACTCCGACAATCTCGCTACGGCCGGTGCGCCAACTTACCGGGGCTCGAGCAGCAGCGCTCCACCCTACTACATCTTCGACAGTGAGAAGGTGCTGCTCACCACCGCTGCGCTCAACGCGCTAGCCGTGGGCTCGGAGATTCCCGGAATCATCACGAGCGGCCCGGGCGGTTTCCGCGCGGACGTGGACGCGAAGGGCCTGCACAACACCGGTACGTGGGCCGTCGAGTTCCGCCGGAGGCTGGTCACCGGCGACGTGAACGACGTGCAGTTCGACAATCTGACGAGGCAATACTCGTTCGGCGTGGCGATCTTCGACAACGCGCAGATCGAGCACCGTTACTCACCAATGGTCGCCAGGCTGGCGTTCAAGCCCTGAGCGGGTAGGCGCGTGGCTCGACGTACGCATGGCGATCGCAGCGATCTCGGTGGCAAGGCGGAATTGGCTTTGTCATCGTGATCGCTCCTGGCGCGTCGTCGGCGGGTGTGCGTGGGCACGATGAACCACAACAAGCTCTTCCCGCGTCGCCAGGTCGCCCGCAAAGGGGGACCATCAATTCGGAGGATCTATGTTCTTTTCATTTAACAGGATCGGCATTGCCGGAGCAGCCGGAGTTCTTGTCGTGGGCGCCTCCGCCTGCGAGCAGGGGCCGGCTGCTCGTGTTCCGACAGGTGGCGATGCGGCTGGCCGGGTCGCGATGGCTCCGGCTGGAGGCATGTACGATCCAGCAATCACGGTGTACAAGGAGCCGACGTGAGGCTGCTGCGGTGAGTGGATAGAGAGACAGCGGTCAGCCGGGTTCCGGGTCGACGCGAGGGACATGGCCGACGTCACGCCCGCGAAAGATCAGCACGGCGTTCCTCATTCTCTCCGCACTTGCCACACCGCCGTCGTGAACGGCTACGTGATCGAAGGACACGTTCCACCCGAAGACATCCGGCGGCTCCTGCGGGAGAAACCGGCGGTCGCCGGTATCGGGGTGGCCGGCATGCCGCGCGGCTCCCCGGGAATGGAGCAGGGAGCCACCAAGGATCCCTACAGTGTCATCGCCTGGTTGAAGGACGGCTCCACGTCGGTATACGCGCGCCACTGAGCGTTGAAGCAGCCCGGCCCCGCCACAGTCCGTGACGGGACCGATCCGATACTTACGATACTACCGGCCGGTCGGTCCTGGCAGGCCCGGCAGCTGCGTCGTCCGCGTCCTCGGCCAGGGGCAAGTTCTTGGCTCCATTCTTCGGAACGTGGCCGGCCGCGCCCATGAGTCCCATCAGCGACGGCACGTTCAGCGAGTCGGCCAGCCCCGACGGCACGACCATCAGCGAGCCGCGCTTCACGATGCTCTCGTACAGCATGTTCATCGCGCGCAGGTTCATCGCCGCCGGGTGGTCGCGGTACGCGTCCGCCGCCTCCACGAACTTGTGAGCGATCTCGGTCTCGGCGGTTCCGAGGATGATACGCGCCTGCCGCTCGCGCTCCGCCTGCGCCTGCCGCGACATCGCATCCTCAAGCGCGGCGGGGATGATGACGTCGCGGATCTCGACCGACTGCACCTGGATCCCCCAGTTCTTCATCTTTTCCTCGAGCGCCACCTTGAGCCCGTGGCCCAGCTCGATCCGGGACTGGATCAGCTCCGCCAGGTCGTGCTTGCCGATGGCGTCGCGCAGCGCCGTCTGCGCCGACAGGATCACGGCCTCGTCGTAGTCCTGCACCTCGAGGGCGGCGCGCTCGGCGTCGCGCACGATCCAGAACGCGATGGCGTCGACGTTCACCGGCACCGTGTCGCGCGTCAGGCACGATTCCGCGCCGAACGCGGTGGTGCGGATACGCTGGTCGATCACGTACGCCACGCGGTCGAGGATCGGCACGATCCCGAAATAGCCGGGACCGCGCAGTCCGCGGTAGCGGCCGAGCCGCATCAGGACCGCGCGCTCCCATTGATCGGTGTACTTGATGGCCGCTGCGAAGAACATCCATACACCCACGCCCGCGATGACCACGAGCGGCAAGGGGAGGCCCAGGAGATACAAGGCCCCAGCCACGCCGGCACCAGCGATCAGCCCCGCGGCGAGCGCGGCGATCGAGTACCGGGTGTCGTTCGGAGAATGTCTGGTCATTTCACTACCTCACGAGAAGAAGTCGACTGGCGACAGGGCCAGCCGTTACCGCGTCCGCACGGGGCGGATGTCCCTACGTTGCGTGCGGGTGCTGCGTGGACGGACGATCCGCGCAGCGCCCGCGTCCTCGACATAGGGACTGCGCACCTCACCGAGCTCGATCGGTAGCGCCACGCGCACGAGCACGGTGAGGACGAACATGCCGAGCGCCCACACCCCGGCGGTGACGCCGAGCTCGACGAGACTGGGCGTGTACTCGACGATCTCGCCGAGCGGCGACGGGATGAATCCCGGCACCACCAGGCCGATCCCCTTTTCGATCCAGATGCCGACGAACAGAGCCACGCAGGCGGGAATCAGCCAGCGCGGATTGTTCCGCACCGGGTGGATCATGAGCGCGATCGTTGCCACCGTGCTGAGCGCGATCGCCGTCCAGATCCACGGTACCAGCGCGTTGTGTCCGTCGAGGCCGAAGAAGAGGTACCTGGCGTTGATGCCATGATGCGTCGGCGAATAGAACTTGTAAAAGAGCTCCGAGCCAAGCATCACGAGGTTGATCTGCGCCGCGACGGTAGTTATCAGCGCGAGCTTCGAGAACGCTCCTTCGGATATTTCGTACTCGGTCTCCCTGCGGATGAACCAGAGCAGGAGAATCACGAACGCCGGGCCGGCGGTGAATGCCGACGCCAGGAAGCGCGGGCCCAGCAACGCGGTGTTCCAGAACGGCCGGGCCGGCAGTCCCGCCAGGAGGAACGCCGTGACCAGGTGGATGCTCACCGCCCACATCACGGCGATGTACATCCAGGGGATGTACTTCCTCTTGTCCGGCTGACGGCCGGAGAAGCGACTGTACAGGATATAGAACGGGATGACGAGATTGAGCGCCAGATAGCCGTTCAGCACCAGGACATCCCAGGCCAGCAGGGAACGGGGCCAGTTCAGGAACCCGATGCCGGGCATGAGGTGCCAGCCGCCGAGCGGGTTGCCGATGTCCACGACCACGAATGCAAGGCACATGACCAGCGCGGCCACCGCGACCGCCTCCGCCATGAGCACCGCGCGGCCGAAATCCACATCCTTCAGGATATAGGCTGGCAGCACCAGCATCATGGCGGCCGCCGCGAGACCGACGAGGAAAGTGAAGTTGGAGATATACAGCCCCCAGCTTACGTGATCGTTCATGCCCGTGACGCCCAGTCCATAGCGCAGCTGCAGAGAGTACGCGTACGCCCCGACGAGCATGATGAGCGTGAGGCCGCCCATCCACACGTGGTAGCGCCGGCCCCCGGAGGTCGCCGAATGCAGTGCGCTCAGCGCGAACGGCTTCAGGTGCAATGTCGCCTCAGTCGGTGAAGTACCAGAAGCGCGGCTCGATCTTCAGGTCCTCTTTCAACCGGAACACGCGCTTGTTCGCGAGGATCCAGCGGATCTCCGAGTTTGGATCCAGAAGATTTCCAAAGACACGCGCGCCCGTCGGGCACGCCTCGACGCAAGCCGGGAGCTGGCCTTTCCGAGTGCGGTGAATGCAGAAGTGGCATTTCTCCACGACGCCCGTCTTGCGCGCGCGGTTGCCGAGGTAGTGCTGATTCGTGTTCAGCTCGGCGACCGGCACTTCTGGCTCGCTCCAGTTGAACCGGCGCGCCCAGTAGGGGCACGCTGCCATGCAGTAGCGGCAGCCGATGCACCAGTCGTAGTCCACGACGGTGATGCCGTCCGGTTCCTGCCAGGTCGCGCCCACGGGACACACCTTCACGCACGGCGGGTCGGCGCACTGGAAGCACTGCGTGCCAATGTAGAAGTGGCCCTCCGCGGGCACCTCGTGCTGGAACGTCGCGTCGGCGTGATCGAAGTCGATCACCCCGTCTTCCATCTCGAAGATGCGGATGTACTCCGTGGCGGCGCGGCGGTCGAGGTTGTTCTCGTTGATGCAGGCCTCGACGCAGCTCCGGAATCCCTTGCACTTCGAGATGTTGAAGGCGTAGCCGAACACCACTCCGGGCTGGGCGCCGGTGGATTGAATGGTCACGTCCACACCGCGCTTCAATTCCGCCAGGCGCTCGAGCCGCGCGATCGTCTCGGCCCGCTCGGCGTCGGTCATCGTGCGATAGTTGCCTTTGATGTACTCGCGCCAGGCGAGCAGCTTGGCTTCCTTCGACTCCGGAGTCGCGGCGCTGACCGGCGCGCAGGCGGCCACGGCGCTGGTACCGGCTGCCGCTCCGCCGAGGAGGATGCTCAGCGCGCGCCGGCGGTCGACACGCTTTTGCAGCAGCGTCTGCCCGGCCGCGTCGCGCGGCACGTCGGTCGT comes from Gemmatimonadaceae bacterium and encodes:
- a CDS encoding slipin family protein; amino-acid sequence: MTRHSPNDTRYSIAALAAGLIAGAGVAGALYLLGLPLPLVVIAGVGVWMFFAAAIKYTDQWERAVLMRLGRYRGLRGPGYFGIVPILDRVAYVIDQRIRTTAFGAESCLTRDTVPVNVDAIAFWIVRDAERAALEVQDYDEAVILSAQTALRDAIGKHDLAELIQSRIELGHGLKVALEEKMKNWGIQVQSVEIRDVIIPAALEDAMSRQAQAERERQARIILGTAETEIAHKFVEAADAYRDHPAAMNLRAMNMLYESIVKRGSLMVVPSGLADSLNVPSLMGLMGAAGHVPKNGAKNLPLAEDADDAAAGPARTDRPVVS
- the nrfD gene encoding NrfD/PsrC family molybdoenzyme membrane anchor subunit: MHLKPFALSALHSATSGGRRYHVWMGGLTLIMLVGAYAYSLQLRYGLGVTGMNDHVSWGLYISNFTFLVGLAAAAMMLVLPAYILKDVDFGRAVLMAEAVAVAALVMCLAFVVVDIGNPLGGWHLMPGIGFLNWPRSLLAWDVLVLNGYLALNLVIPFYILYSRFSGRQPDKRKYIPWMYIAVMWAVSIHLVTAFLLAGLPARPFWNTALLGPRFLASAFTAGPAFVILLLWFIRRETEYEISEGAFSKLALITTVAAQINLVMLGSELFYKFYSPTHHGINARYLFFGLDGHNALVPWIWTAIALSTVATIALMIHPVRNNPRWLIPACVALFVGIWIEKGIGLVVPGFIPSPLGEIVEYTPSLVELGVTAGVWALGMFVLTVLVRVALPIELGEVRSPYVEDAGAARIVRPRSTRTQRRDIRPVRTR
- the hemH gene encoding ferrochelatase, which translates into the protein MLTAVPPVAGVAVVKLTTVTTRDATQLVLVNLGTPREPTAAAVREFLDEFLSDPAVVDWPRLIWQPILRGIVLRKRPARVAEQYESIWGTDGSPLRVETEAIVAGVRDRSGSRFQVSAAYRYGEPSLDTVMRRLAREGTGPVIVCPLFPQRTDATTGTAFLRAREAAARAGITAQLVERLMQPDDPGYVRAMADQWHRALREAGHDVEHLVVSFHGIPVRYDRREGGTYTRDCEATTRAFLGAIDWPRERATLAYQSVFGPEPWLKPATATILEELPRRGIRSVAVITPGFLTDGLETIEEIGIRGRESFVEAGGEHFIRVGSVAAEPAFLDVVAALAAD
- a CDS encoding response regulator transcription factor, with product MSTGAPRILVVEDEINLARGIRENLEAEGYAIEVVNDGAVALDRIRRHEYGLVILDVMLPGMDGFTVCQTARREGRDTPVLFLTAKGGGGDRIRGLEVGGDDYLPKPFQLRELLLRVGAILRRRLRYDAMTALEPVARFGGNEFDFRSFRGRSFDGRDQILTQKEAMILKVLVEREGEVVWRDEILERVWGDDVLPSSRTIDNFIARLRKRFEPDPEQPRFFHTVRGIGYRFVAAGEDAAQ
- the hemE gene encoding uroporphyrinogen decarboxylase, producing MNDRLIRALRGEATDRRPVWVMRQAGRYLPEYRALRERHSFEELSGSATLAAEVTLQPLARFPLDGAIIFADLMSPVGALGLSVRFDPGPVIAKPVRTAADVDALAEPDAGRIAPEVMEALGIVKRELAGRAALLGFAGAPWSLAAYLVQGRGSPGFPALRALAARDEGLLAALLDKLTTLAVRYVTAQVRAGADAVQLFDTWGGILSLADWARLVQPHLARFFAETHSLGVPRIMFVQDAPHLVDAYAALPSEALAVDWREDLPSLRTRLPASKALQGNLDPAVLLAGPEPTRRAARALLERMPARGHVMNLGHGIMPETPIESVHALVAAVHEENPR
- a CDS encoding DUF411 domain-containing protein, which encodes MADVTPAKDQHGVPHSLRTCHTAVVNGYVIEGHVPPEDIRRLLREKPAVAGIGVAGMPRGSPGMEQGATKDPYSVIAWLKDGSTSVYARH
- a CDS encoding ethylbenzene dehydrogenase-related protein translates to MVTMDSAQLQQSGLVDPANPAQSLIVLKPTNATPHGGGAVASYSEGDRTLVMDWIATLPPAAPSVVEAIKVGAGTSIPVPTVDGFFDLVWNQAARVRLRVADGWGEAEFVTIQAAYDATYLYMVISWDDDKASIRRQPWVKQADGTWKKLPGKSPLPADGITWASYMGGAFDEEDNARFNYEDKLSVMWNTYGPTTVAGFEQSGCAVLCHDPSNSNGPGTTYNYTTQQQAAKMYTNNPGEIADMWHWKLVRGNQHAKADDQYVHYWVPGPTGASGGGRAGDAGGGGYSDNLATAGAPTYRGSSSSAPPYYIFDSEKVLLTTAALNALAVGSEIPGIITSGPGGFRADVDAKGLHNTGTWAVEFRRRLVTGDVNDVQFDNLTRQYSFGVAIFDNAQIEHRYSPMVARLAFKP
- a CDS encoding 4Fe-4S dicluster domain-containing protein — translated: MTSDPTTDVPRDAAGQTLLQKRVDRRRALSILLGGAAAGTSAVAACAPVSAATPESKEAKLLAWREYIKGNYRTMTDAERAETIARLERLAELKRGVDVTIQSTGAQPGVVFGYAFNISKCKGFRSCVEACINENNLDRRAATEYIRIFEMEDGVIDFDHADATFQHEVPAEGHFYIGTQCFQCADPPCVKVCPVGATWQEPDGITVVDYDWCIGCRYCMAACPYWARRFNWSEPEVPVAELNTNQHYLGNRARKTGVVEKCHFCIHRTRKGQLPACVEACPTGARVFGNLLDPNSEIRWILANKRVFRLKEDLKIEPRFWYFTD
- a CDS encoding HAMP domain-containing sensor histidine kinase, whose product is MTPRARRARQYTRPLQVGFLVLLAVSSAQAVYWMADEVRYTARVQAELREAYEAQAESARSLLGSGVPWPDVQRIYPALALAADSTTVGVAPSVLARLESARARRLNRYAWEGAFFLAVLLAAMAVVYRTLREQARLRHRQEDFLAAVSHELQSPLASVRLSVETLALRDPPAQRRAELVQRLLADLGRLQRMIANILDASRLAATETRSAPERVPLAESVRAVVDELSEQATEQEVTLQTDVPESLAVWADPEGVRTVLRNLLHNGIRAASGGRRVTVRGTEADAWVQLEVGDDGAGFPQHEAARLFEKFYRVDGGGPARASGTGLGLYLVSRYVELDGGRVTAESAGPGGGARFIVTWPSAARRE